In Citrus sinensis cultivar Valencia sweet orange chromosome 3, DVS_A1.0, whole genome shotgun sequence, the sequence ttttaatgatctGATTTCGTTGAACGAAAAGTAGTAGAGGCAAAAACGCTAATGTTGCTTTGCCTCAATACAAATGGGAAAGCTAACAAATGCAAAGGCCGGGGTagaattggaagaaaaagggCTATGACGCGATTTCACGCGTACAGCCGTGTTAGCCACGTGGCCGCGCTGCCCACTCCTCTCCGcgtatcatttttttctagTTGTATATATAGTATATCACCACTCTCTCCACCATCGCTCATCACCTGAaaatctaattaacaaactcAAACTTTTCTAGCTCCTTTCTGCTGTTTTGTTGTCATAATCATAAGTTCGCAGGAGggtgtaaaaaaaaactagaagaaaagaaaatgccgAAGAAAACCAATGATGTAACACAGAGAGCGTGGAACTTGCTACGTCTAGCGTTGCTGTGGGCAAGAAAAGGCGGGGTGTTTAAGAGACGTCTGATGATGGAGCTACGAGTGGTGCCTAAATTTGTAAAAAGGTTAGGCCACGCAACCTCAACTCGGCGGGATCGACTACATTATGGAGAGCGGGAGCTTTCCTTTGACAAGACACCCATTTTCAAGGTCAAGATGCATCGTCCAGCTTCCATGCGCTACCTGCTGATCCCTTGCATTACCCCTACCCAGCaagttgattttgattatgaTTTTGACGACGACGGTGATACTGAGGATGGAGTTTATGGATATGATTATGATAATTCTGGGAGTGGAAAGAAGAGTTTCTTGAAAGATAATGAAGAACGAGCACGATACGCATACGGGTATGAAGCTAATGAAGAGATTATCCTACCGGAGGAAGAAGGGATTGATTTGAGAGCTGAGGAGTTCATAGTTAACTTCTATCAGCAAATAAAGATGCAGAGACAGATTTCATATTTGGAGTACAATGAGAGGCTAactaattcataattttttttttttttaaaaaagtagaTGATCCGTTTCTtacattttcatctttttttttaaaaaaaaaaaattttgctttCGGTGATCTTCTTGATTCCACACTTTTATTGCGGCTTTTTGTATGTAGAATAACGAGTCCTAgtgtttacaaattttataaataaacaatatataataCACAGAGTTGTATTCGCAGACACTTTGCATTGTTCCTCAGAAAGTGCTTGTTACTAAAATTTTCTTGccaaatattcaaaaaaaacCCTTGTAACAGCGCTAGATTTAAAGGAATACATATGGCATCCCATGgtatatattacaatttcAAGAACATCCGGATAATGGCACAAGAGAGTGCTCCGCtctctataaaataaaaaaatgggagGGCTCTAGCCTTTACGAAAGACTGGATTACAGCAATAATAAATTCAGCGAGCGTTTAACTAGTGAACGGGCAAAAGAGTCCACGCGCAGGTGATAATTAGCAGAAATATCAAGTAGAACAGTTTCATATAATATCCTTGGTGAAATTGCAATTAGCCTATCGTCCAACATTCATGTTCGTGTCGCGAAGACTTTTTGACTACTAATTAAGCTGGAAATCTGGCCAAAATGGGactgaattataaaattagaatacAGACAATATATATTTCCTCTTCTAGTGATACTGAAGACTGGTATAATTGCTCATTTCAgcctaaatgaaaaaaaaaaaaaaatcatcactTTACTCGGTCTCTTCATCCTGGGACAGGCTTGTGTCTCCAAATGAAGT encodes:
- the LOC102626019 gene encoding uncharacterized protein LOC102626019 → MPKKTNDVTQRAWNLLRLALLWARKGGVFKRRLMMELRVVPKFVKRLGHATSTRRDRLHYGERELSFDKTPIFKVKMHRPASMRYLLIPCITPTQQVDFDYDFDDDGDTEDGVYGYDYDNSGSGKKSFLKDNEERARYAYGYEANEEIILPEEEGIDLRAEEFIVNFYQQIKMQRQISYLEYNERLTNS